Genomic window (Candidatus Woesearchaeota archaeon):
AACAAAAAAGGTAGTGCCTTGCTCAAGGAATTCTCTCTCTACTAAAAAGGTTAGATTTGTTAACGTAATATCATCCGGTCTAATTATGCCATATCTAAAACAGATTCTTCTTCTCGCTGTTGGAAATCCGTTTGAGGGCTGGCCAGCGAGATAGTGTACTTTAGATCCCATATTACCAAGACCTACAAATGCTGCACTCATTTGGTTATGTTGATCGCTATCTGGAAGATAGTCGTGTTGAGAGAGAGATGGATTATGCATAAGAGTCACCGTAGACAAGGGGTTTATAGAATAAGAATAAGCACTAACTCAGAAAGAGATTTAACTTTAGAAGAAACACCCTGATTCTTTGTTCCAGATCTTGTAGTAAAGGGGATAAACCACATATTTACGTCATGCATGAGGTATTAAATTAATCAGTTGTATTAAATCGTTGTGACAGAATTTTTTCACATGACCTAAATTATAAGAAGATTTTGCTAGGAATATGCCTCATTGTCAAATTCGTCATTATCTGGTCTTTTTGCGCAGAATATAAAATGTCTCGTGTAAACCAAAGCATATAAATAGATGGATTTTATTAAAGGTTGTATGGAGATCGTTATTGGAAAACGAAAAAATGAATTGCTTACATTACAAAGCAAAACATTACAGAAACATCTGGTAGCGCTTGGAGGAAGTGGAAGTGGAAAGACGGTTCTCCTCAAAGGAATTATTGAAGAAGCAGCCCTTCAAGGAATTCCGAGTATTGTTTTTGACCTGCAGGGAGATCTCAGTTCACTTGGGCTTAAGGCAAGTCTTGAAGAGGTTCAGAAAAATGGGCGATCTCAGGATTCATTAATACCGTTTAGTAATGTTTCAGTACGAATTTATACGCCAGGTGCAGAAATTGGACTCCCCCTTCGTATAAGCCCATTTGTCGTTCCCAAAACTCAGGAATATGATGAACAATTATTGAACGTGTCTGTTGCAAATCTCATCAATCTTTTAGGTTATACCCCCTCCTCGGAGAAGTATCAAACTGCAGCAGCTTTGTTGCGTCAGGTATTAAGTAACCAGACGAAGCATCAGACAATTACAGAACTTTCTGAGCTCATTGACCTCCTGTTAGATCAACAAGAAGCCCTTCAAGAGGAAACACTTTGTTCAGAAGCAGAAATTAAAACACTCATCAAGAAGTTAAAAACAACACTGCTCAGCCCTAGTGCTAAACTCTTAACGCATGGCATTCCCTTAAGCATTGATCTCTTTATGAACAAAAATCAGATCAGTGTTATTTATCTAAATCATCTCGTAAATGAACGGGAAAAAGACTTTTTTATAACAACGTTTGTCATGGAACTTTATCGATGGATGCTGCACCATCCCTCACAAGAGCTGCAGCTTCTCTTTTGTCTTGATGAGATTGCTCCCTACTTACCTGCAGGGATGAAACAAACCGCAGCAAAAGAAAGTTTGAAGCTTTTCTTTAAGCAAGCCAGAAAGTATGGTATTGGTTGTCTTGTTGCAACACAAAATCCAGGAGACATTGATTACAAAGCATTTGCTCAGTTCTCAACATGGTGTTTGGGAAGATTAACAACCGAGCAGGATCGAAAAAAAGTAAAAGAATCATTAGAAAGTTTTGGAACTTCTCTTGATATCAAGACTCTTGCGAGCATGCAGCAGGGACATTTTCTTCTCTT
Coding sequences:
- a CDS encoding ATP-binding protein, coding for MEIVIGKRKNELLTLQSKTLQKHLVALGGSGSGKTVLLKGIIEEAALQGIPSIVFDLQGDLSSLGLKASLEEVQKNGRSQDSLIPFSNVSVRIYTPGAEIGLPLRISPFVVPKTQEYDEQLLNVSVANLINLLGYTPSSEKYQTAAALLRQVLSNQTKHQTITELSELIDLLLDQQEALQEETLCSEAEIKTLIKKLKTTLLSPSAKLLTHGIPLSIDLFMNKNQISVIYLNHLVNEREKDFFITTFVMELYRWMLHHPSQELQLLFCLDEIAPYLPAGMKQTAAKESLKLFFKQARKYGIGCLVATQNPGDIDYKAFAQFSTWCLGRLTTEQDRKKVKESLESFGTSLDIKTLASMQQGHFLLFSPDEKMDITDFQTQWLLSRHKTLTEGEIKELMQPYQPLLPTEKKKKFEIDKGSFNVSQQKSYRYVQQNFSEEEIHETIEKNRKKISLFPSKKEEVASITTMFFPLLKLQIRGKEKKLLGFSSETKEFDILVDLYTGDVLQYKNGSMKKKTGLQDLFTLQKDEILLLKKLISGVEEEEALAKMLNLSDYLLKKNLLSLKRKGHIEQIKKDTSKSRWRVTKRSYLPPSAEKLHTDQLSYGVSEKGKKLPENIDQKQVILAITTWFGYAIVNTMVVYLPVVEMILQGKHKRIIQFNGFTKEKIQ